In Gemmatimonadota bacterium, one DNA window encodes the following:
- a CDS encoding glycine--tRNA ligase (Catalyzes a two-step reaction, first charging a glycine molecule by linking its carboxyl group to the alpha-phosphate of ATP, followed by transfer of the aminoacyl-adenylate to its tRNA) translates to MAAVSLEQLVSLCKRRGIIYPGSEIYGGLQGLYDYGPVGVELKNNIVDSWWRRNVYERDDMEGLDSAILMNPLTWKYSGHEETFVDPLVDCRKCQGRWRADQVKGVCPACGSTDLTEPRPFNLMFKTQVGPVSEEGAYAFLRPETAQGIFVNFNNVLTTTARKLPFGIAQVGKGFRNEINPRNFLFRVREFDMLEIEFFVHPGTEDEWQDRWLEDRLAWWEHIGVSRDNIRILDVPQEDLAHYSKKTYDLMYRYPSLGFEELEGIASRTDFDLGAHTRYQEQYDLTAQVPENSSSTTRLSYFDPQTNRHVIPFVVEPSAGVGRCLLAVLSEAYDESMVKAPPEDKLSAVKDGLDAFNASVAKNSKMPDETRESLQAFGEAIAGELPESMPRIDALLAMTGADRIKEGKTLRNLSQKVIGDHYRTVLRLKPHLAPVKVAVFPLKRTDDRLAETARDIRRSLQSGGRIRTVYDDTGAIGKLYRRQDEIGTPLCVTVDFQTLDDHAVTVRDRDTMAQDRVAISELKDYVEEKLAS, encoded by the coding sequence GTGGCCGCTGTCTCGCTGGAACAACTCGTCTCTCTCTGCAAGCGCCGCGGAATCATCTACCCGGGCTCGGAAATCTACGGCGGCCTGCAGGGTCTGTACGATTACGGCCCGGTGGGTGTCGAGCTGAAGAACAACATCGTGGACTCCTGGTGGCGGCGCAACGTCTATGAGCGGGATGATATGGAGGGGCTCGACAGCGCCATCCTGATGAATCCGCTGACCTGGAAGTACTCGGGCCATGAGGAGACCTTCGTCGATCCCCTGGTGGACTGCCGCAAGTGCCAGGGCCGGTGGCGCGCCGACCAGGTAAAGGGTGTGTGTCCCGCCTGCGGATCCACGGACCTGACCGAGCCGCGGCCCTTCAACCTGATGTTCAAGACCCAGGTGGGGCCGGTATCGGAAGAAGGGGCTTATGCCTTCCTGCGTCCCGAAACGGCCCAGGGCATCTTCGTCAATTTCAACAACGTATTGACCACCACGGCGCGCAAGCTGCCCTTCGGCATCGCCCAGGTGGGCAAGGGATTCCGCAACGAGATCAATCCCCGCAACTTCCTGTTCCGCGTCCGCGAATTCGACATGCTGGAGATCGAGTTTTTCGTCCATCCCGGTACCGAGGACGAATGGCAGGATCGTTGGCTGGAGGACCGCCTCGCCTGGTGGGAACACATTGGCGTCAGCCGGGACAACATCCGGATCCTTGACGTGCCGCAGGAGGATCTCGCCCACTACTCCAAGAAGACCTACGACCTGATGTACCGGTATCCCTCCCTCGGTTTCGAGGAACTGGAGGGCATCGCGAGCCGGACGGACTTCGACCTGGGTGCCCACACGCGGTACCAGGAACAGTACGACCTCACGGCGCAGGTCCCGGAAAACTCTTCCAGCACGACCCGGCTTTCCTATTTCGATCCGCAGACCAACCGCCATGTGATCCCCTTCGTGGTCGAGCCGTCAGCGGGGGTCGGCCGCTGTCTGCTGGCCGTGCTCAGCGAAGCCTACGACGAGTCCATGGTGAAAGCGCCGCCCGAAGACAAGCTTTCGGCCGTCAAGGACGGGCTGGACGCCTTCAACGCGTCGGTCGCGAAGAACAGCAAAATGCCGGACGAAACGCGGGAATCCCTGCAGGCCTTCGGGGAGGCGATCGCCGGCGAGTTGCCCGAGAGCATGCCGCGCATCGACGCGCTCCTGGCCATGACGGGCGCGGACCGGATCAAGGAGGGCAAGACGCTGCGGAACCTGTCGCAGAAGGTCATCGGCGACCACTACCGGACGGTATTGCGGCTCAAGCCCCACCTGGCCCCGGTCAAGGTGGCGGTCTTCCCGCTGAAGCGGACCGACGACCGGCTCGCCGAAACGGCCCGGGACATCCGCAGGTCGCTGCAGTCCGGAGGCAGGATACGCACGGTGTACGACGACACGGGCGCCATCGGCAAGCTCTACCGGCGCCAGGACGAAATCGGCACGCCGCTCTGCGTCACGGTCGATTTCCAGACCCTGGACGACCACGCGGTTACGGTCCGCGACCGGGATACCATGGCGCAGGACCGGGTGGCCATCAGTGAGCTGAAAGATTACGTAGAAGAAAAACTGGCATCCTGA
- a CDS encoding aminomethyl transferase family protein gives MSETVISHDDLGAVAGEFQGRPAVLHYGDAAAEYRAVRTAAGLSDLSGRGKLRMTGTDRQRFLHRVVTNDVEQLGAGESVYACMLTPQGKIISDMTVHVRGEDLLIDVEPGMAGVLRDTLDRYALMDDVEITDVTERYGLIGVSGRRADDCVQGLAGPLPSLPPGGHAEIELSGVPATVARTHRTGERDYDIYVPAESADDVWKALLADAGDGEGAGEGGGVPCVPIGYETLEVLRVEAGIPRCTAELDDRIIPNEAVKDRAVSFTKGCYIGQEPVVMMEHRGRPNRLLSGLVIEGEKLPGRNAVIRMDGKDAGWITTAVHGRAVDGIIALGFVRRRTMAAGGPGGPGGPLEVEVDGVPARAEIADLPFYDPGPG, from the coding sequence ATGTCTGAAACGGTCATAAGCCACGACGATCTCGGCGCGGTCGCCGGCGAATTCCAGGGCCGGCCGGCCGTGCTGCACTACGGGGACGCCGCCGCCGAATACCGCGCGGTCCGGACCGCAGCCGGCCTGAGCGACCTCTCCGGCCGCGGCAAGCTGCGCATGACCGGCACGGACCGGCAGCGCTTCCTGCACCGTGTGGTGACCAACGACGTGGAGCAGCTCGGTGCAGGAGAAAGCGTCTATGCCTGCATGCTGACACCCCAGGGGAAGATCATCTCGGACATGACGGTCCACGTCCGCGGGGAAGACCTGCTCATCGACGTAGAACCGGGGATGGCGGGCGTGCTCCGGGATACGCTCGACCGGTACGCCCTCATGGACGACGTCGAGATCACGGACGTCACCGAGCGGTACGGCCTGATCGGCGTGTCCGGCAGGCGGGCGGACGACTGCGTCCAGGGCCTCGCCGGTCCCCTGCCTTCGCTGCCGCCCGGCGGACACGCGGAGATCGAATTAAGCGGCGTGCCCGCGACCGTGGCGCGGACGCATCGTACGGGCGAACGGGATTACGATATCTACGTCCCCGCCGAAAGCGCGGACGATGTCTGGAAGGCTTTACTCGCCGACGCGGGAGATGGCGAGGGAGCCGGCGAGGGAGGTGGCGTCCCCTGCGTGCCCATCGGATACGAGACCCTGGAAGTCCTGCGCGTGGAAGCGGGCATTCCCCGCTGCACGGCGGAACTGGACGACCGGATCATTCCCAACGAGGCGGTGAAGGACCGGGCCGTCAGTTTCACCAAGGGCTGCTACATCGGGCAGGAACCCGTCGTGATGATGGAGCACCGGGGTCGTCCCAACCGCCTGCTGTCTGGACTGGTCATCGAAGGGGAAAAGCTGCCCGGACGGAATGCCGTGATCCGGATGGACGGGAAGGACGCCGGGTGGATCACCACGGCGGTCCACGGACGGGCGGTCGACGGGATCATCGCGCTGGGATTCGTCCGGCGGAGAACCATGGCGGCGGGCGGACCAGGCGGACCAGGCGGACCGTTGGAAGTCGAGGTGGACGGCGTCCCGGCCCGCGCCGAAATCGCGGACTTGCCCTTCTACGACCCCGGTCCTGGATGA
- the pyrC gene encoding dihydroorotase: MSNTTFSLQSPLDMHIHFREGAMLKRVAPLSAETFAGGVIMPNLVPPVDNQERLEKYQREVRAVVEPLAFEPYMTLFMRPYAESELASMKDRIIGVKLYPEGVTTHSEQGVGDLGNVEDTLALMQDLDIRLMVHGESTDFVMDRERAFLPVYEDLATRYPRLHIVMEHITTWEAAALLDRHENLSATVTLQHLLITLDDVAGGLLNPHLFCKPIAKRPEDRDALLALALDAHPRLVFGSDSAPHPVDKKECAGCAAGVFTAPIALQMLVGLFEEHGALDRLQAFVSDNAKRIYSVEPPAKTVVFEKTGAVIPERYGDVIPMYPGRELDWEVAEVR, translated from the coding sequence ATGTCGAACACCACCTTCTCCCTGCAATCCCCCCTGGACATGCACATCCACTTCCGCGAAGGCGCCATGCTGAAGCGCGTGGCGCCGCTGAGCGCGGAGACCTTCGCCGGGGGCGTGATCATGCCCAACCTGGTGCCCCCCGTAGACAACCAGGAGCGGCTGGAAAAGTACCAACGGGAAGTCAGGGCGGTCGTGGAACCCCTCGCCTTCGAACCCTACATGACCCTGTTCATGCGGCCCTACGCCGAAAGCGAACTGGCTTCGATGAAGGACCGTATCATCGGCGTCAAGCTGTATCCGGAGGGCGTTACCACCCACAGCGAACAGGGCGTCGGCGACCTTGGCAACGTGGAGGATACCCTGGCTCTGATGCAGGACCTGGACATCCGGCTGATGGTGCACGGTGAATCGACGGATTTCGTCATGGACCGGGAGCGCGCGTTCCTCCCCGTCTACGAAGACCTGGCCACGCGCTATCCCCGGCTGCACATCGTCATGGAACACATCACGACCTGGGAAGCCGCCGCGCTGCTGGACCGCCACGAGAACCTGTCCGCAACCGTTACCCTGCAGCACCTGCTGATCACCCTGGACGACGTGGCGGGCGGCCTGCTCAACCCCCACCTCTTCTGCAAGCCCATCGCCAAGCGTCCGGAAGATCGGGACGCGCTTCTCGCGCTGGCCCTCGATGCCCACCCCCGGCTCGTCTTCGGCAGCGATTCCGCGCCCCACCCGGTCGACAAAAAAGAGTGCGCCGGCTGCGCCGCGGGGGTCTTCACCGCGCCTATCGCCCTGCAGATGCTCGTCGGGCTCTTCGAAGAACATGGCGCACTGGACCGGCTGCAGGCCTTCGTCTCGGACAACGCGAAGCGGATCTACAGTGTCGAGCCGCCAGCAAAAACCGTGGTGTTCGAGAAGACCGGGGCGGTCATCCCCGAGCGGTACGGCGACGTCATCCCCATGTATCCCGGGCGGGAATTGGACTGGGAAGTGGCGGAGGTACGGTAG
- a CDS encoding YraN family protein — translation MAPITGTHPEDNMTASKQILGSRGESIAEAFLRRKDHAVLARNYRDPVSRCEIDLITRDGDELVFVEVKAGTGRRFGDPHSWVDARKQRHIARAARRFLQERRWHETPCRFDVIGIDLSRNPPGVTHLEHAF, via the coding sequence ATGGCACCCATCACTGGCACCCATCCCGAAGACAACATGACCGCATCGAAGCAAATCCTGGGTTCACGCGGCGAGTCCATCGCGGAAGCGTTCCTGCGCCGGAAGGACCATGCGGTGCTGGCCAGGAATTACCGGGACCCCGTCTCCCGGTGCGAAATCGACCTCATCACCCGGGACGGCGACGAACTCGTCTTCGTGGAGGTCAAGGCCGGAACCGGACGCCGATTCGGCGACCCGCATTCCTGGGTGGACGCGAGGAAACAGCGCCATATCGCCCGGGCCGCCCGCCGATTCCTGCAGGAACGACGCTGGCACGAGACGCCGTGCCGTTTCGACGTCATCGGAATCGATCTCTCTCGGAATCCACCCGGGGTAACGCACCTGGAGCACGCATTCTAG
- a CDS encoding ribonuclease HII: protein MAKGDAERERLRAMARFERSLLGHDTQSAAGVDEAGRGALAGPVIAAAVMLPDDAVIPGLDDSKRLTPARRDVLYERITAIATAIGVGRSDPAAIDTVNIRRANLLAMKEAVEALSPPPGHLLVDGIDAIDWRGPQTTVVGGDGRSLSIAAASVIAKVTRDRIMIACDPDYPEYGFARHKGYGTAAHLAALKDHGPSAVHRRSFLRKRFGFSSA from the coding sequence ATGGCGAAGGGCGACGCGGAGCGGGAGAGACTCCGGGCCATGGCCCGCTTTGAACGGTCCCTCCTCGGTCATGACACGCAGTCCGCGGCCGGTGTCGATGAAGCCGGACGGGGCGCCCTGGCCGGCCCCGTGATCGCGGCCGCCGTGATGCTGCCGGATGATGCCGTGATTCCGGGCCTGGACGATTCGAAACGCCTCACGCCCGCCAGGAGGGATGTCCTCTACGAAAGGATCACGGCCATTGCCACGGCCATCGGCGTCGGCCGGTCCGACCCGGCCGCGATCGACACCGTGAACATCCGCCGGGCGAATCTTCTCGCCATGAAAGAAGCCGTGGAGGCCCTCTCGCCGCCACCGGGCCATCTGCTCGTCGACGGGATCGACGCCATCGACTGGCGGGGCCCCCAGACCACCGTGGTGGGAGGCGACGGACGCAGCCTCTCCATCGCGGCCGCGTCCGTCATCGCGAAGGTGACGCGGGACCGGATCATGATCGCGTGCGACCCGGACTATCCCGAATACGGCTTCGCCCGTCACAAGGGCTACGGCACGGCGGCGCACCTGGCCGCGCTCAAGGACCATGGGCCTTCGGCCGTGCATCGCCGCTCCTTCCTGCGGAAGAGATTCGGTTTCTCCTCAGCCTGA
- a CDS encoding 50S ribosomal protein L19, translated as MNALDTITQDQLRTDLPEFRAGDTIRIEVKVREGDKERVQLFQGVVIQRSGHGIGETVTVRKISQGIGVERIFPLHSPSVGKIQVLRKGKVRQSRIYYLRKLKGKAARIAERRN; from the coding sequence ATGAACGCACTAGACACGATTACCCAGGACCAGTTGCGGACCGACCTGCCGGAATTCCGAGCCGGAGACACCATTCGGATTGAGGTCAAGGTCCGCGAAGGCGACAAGGAACGCGTACAGCTCTTCCAGGGCGTTGTCATCCAGCGGTCCGGCCACGGCATTGGCGAGACCGTCACGGTACGCAAGATCTCGCAGGGGATCGGCGTCGAGCGCATCTTCCCGCTGCATTCGCCGTCGGTTGGTAAAATCCAGGTGTTGCGCAAGGGCAAGGTACGGCAATCACGAATCTACTACCTGAGGAAGCTCAAGGGCAAAGCCGCCCGGATCGCCGAGCGGCGCAACTGA
- the trmD gene encoding tRNA (guanosine(37)-N1)-methyltransferase TrmD, whose product MRIDILTAFPGVFSGPFGESIVGRACRRDLVDVFVHDLRAFTTDRHKTVDDYAYGGSPGMVLKAEPIFRGVRHVRRQVDASSRASRTDQVDASSRADRSRTVLLSAGGRSFVQDSARSFAELDQLVLICGHYKGVDERVAKGLGAEEYSVGDFVVTGGEIPAMMIADAVIRLLPGVLGEMASAVTDSHYEGLLGNAVYTRPENYQEWRVPEVLLSGHHGRIERWERQDALKKTYQHRPELLETVELTGEDLTYLRTLQRNENG is encoded by the coding sequence ATGCGTATCGACATTCTTACGGCTTTCCCGGGCGTATTCTCGGGACCCTTCGGGGAGAGTATCGTGGGCCGGGCGTGCCGACGGGACCTGGTGGATGTCTTCGTCCACGACCTGCGGGCGTTTACGACGGACCGCCACAAGACCGTCGATGACTACGCCTACGGCGGAAGCCCGGGCATGGTGCTCAAGGCGGAGCCCATATTCAGGGGCGTAAGGCATGTCCGGCGCCAGGTTGACGCGTCGTCCCGGGCGTCCCGGACTGACCAGGTTGACGCGTCGTCCCGGGCTGACCGCTCCCGTACCGTGCTGCTGTCGGCCGGAGGCAGGTCCTTCGTGCAGGATTCGGCCAGGTCCTTCGCGGAACTGGACCAGCTGGTCCTTATCTGCGGGCATTACAAGGGTGTCGACGAACGGGTGGCCAAGGGCCTGGGCGCCGAAGAGTACTCCGTGGGCGATTTCGTCGTCACCGGCGGCGAGATACCGGCCATGATGATCGCGGACGCCGTAATCCGTCTACTTCCAGGGGTCCTGGGCGAAATGGCTTCCGCGGTCACGGATTCGCACTACGAAGGACTGCTGGGCAACGCCGTGTACACGCGGCCGGAGAACTACCAGGAGTGGCGCGTGCCCGAGGTGCTGCTTTCCGGGCACCATGGGCGCATCGAACGATGGGAAAGGCAGGACGCCCTGAAGAAGACGTACCAGCACCGTCCCGAGTTGCTGGAAACCGTGGAATTGACCGGAGAGGATCTGACTTATCTGAGAACCCTTCAACGGAACGAAAACGGGTAG
- the rimM gene encoding 16S rRNA processing protein RimM — protein sequence MSEDRINIGFIRKPHGLKGYVRVEGLSDAPDRFADLDRIGVELQDGRRESLEIERCIRDGNGWRMKFRGIDTTEHAERLRGAYIQVPEEAVAPLPRDAYYVFELEGCAVVSDEGEEIGILREVMSMPANDVFVVDTPTGEAMIPAVRDIVVELDPGADRIVIRKIPGLIS from the coding sequence GTGAGCGAAGACCGGATCAATATCGGATTCATCCGCAAACCCCACGGCCTCAAGGGCTACGTCCGCGTGGAAGGACTGTCGGACGCTCCGGACCGGTTCGCGGACCTGGACCGGATCGGCGTGGAACTGCAGGACGGCCGGCGGGAGTCGCTGGAGATCGAACGCTGCATCCGCGACGGGAACGGCTGGCGGATGAAATTCCGCGGGATCGATACGACGGAGCACGCGGAACGGCTCCGCGGCGCATACATCCAGGTGCCCGAAGAAGCCGTCGCCCCGTTGCCCCGTGACGCGTACTATGTCTTCGAACTCGAAGGCTGCGCAGTCGTTTCCGACGAGGGAGAAGAAATCGGAATCCTTCGAGAGGTGATGTCCATGCCCGCGAACGACGTGTTTGTGGTGGATACGCCAACCGGAGAAGCGATGATCCCGGCGGTCCGGGACATCGTGGTGGAACTCGATCCCGGTGCGGACAGGATCGTCATACGAAAGATCCCTGGGTTGATCTCATAG
- the rpsP gene encoding 30S ribosomal protein S16 has protein sequence MAVAIRLRRTGAKKRPFYRIVVTDNRTRLGGKYIESLGYYNPISPEQLEMDVDKAVDWLNRGARPSETVRSLLVKSGAIQKWRGDNEEPAEAAE, from the coding sequence ATGGCAGTGGCCATACGGCTTCGCCGCACGGGAGCCAAGAAGAGACCCTTTTACCGGATCGTCGTTACGGACAACCGGACCCGCCTGGGCGGTAAGTACATCGAGAGCCTGGGTTACTACAACCCCATTTCGCCGGAACAGCTGGAGATGGACGTGGACAAGGCCGTCGACTGGCTCAACCGCGGCGCCAGGCCGAGCGAAACGGTGCGGTCGCTTCTGGTGAAGAGCGGCGCGATTCAGAAATGGCGCGGCGACAACGAGGAGCCGGCCGAAGCGGCCGAGTAA
- a CDS encoding signal recognition particle protein: MLFEELTGRMEGIVRNLRGQGKLTEKNIDDSLRQVRRALLEADVNFKVARTFIDSVKVKALGQGVLRNLSPGQQMVGIVHQELISLMGEEAVDVAIAESPPTIVMLAGLQGSGKTTATGKLAHHFIGAGHRPILAAADVYRPAAVKQLQVLGEQLDVPVVALGEGRSPLAICRVAVDRAGREDRDVVILDTAGRLHVDEEMMEELRGIREAVHPHEILLVVDGMTGQDAVNVAEAFDRDLDIDGCILTKMDGDARGGAALSIRQITRKPIKFVGVGEKLDALEVFHPERMASRILGMGDVVSLVERAQAAIDVEEARKLETKLRKQTFDLEDFRSQLQQLGKMGSMQELVEMMPGINKKAMKDLDMDEKALVRMDAILSSMTRHERARPVVINGSRRRRIARGSGTSVQEVNQLLKQYNMMQKMMKQLNRPGALERLGQSMLPFR; the protein is encoded by the coding sequence ATCTTGTTTGAAGAACTGACCGGCCGCATGGAAGGCATCGTCCGGAATCTCCGCGGCCAGGGCAAGCTTACGGAAAAGAACATCGACGACAGCCTCAGGCAGGTGCGCCGCGCCCTGCTGGAAGCCGATGTGAATTTCAAGGTTGCCCGGACCTTCATCGACTCGGTCAAGGTTAAGGCCCTGGGGCAGGGCGTGCTCAGGAACCTGTCCCCGGGGCAGCAGATGGTGGGGATCGTCCACCAGGAACTGATCTCCCTGATGGGCGAGGAGGCCGTCGACGTCGCCATCGCGGAATCGCCCCCGACCATCGTCATGCTGGCCGGCCTGCAGGGGTCCGGCAAGACGACGGCCACGGGGAAGCTGGCCCACCACTTCATCGGTGCGGGCCACCGGCCCATACTGGCCGCGGCGGACGTCTACCGGCCCGCGGCGGTGAAGCAGCTGCAGGTACTCGGCGAACAGCTGGACGTGCCGGTCGTGGCCCTCGGTGAGGGCAGGTCTCCCCTGGCCATCTGCAGGGTCGCCGTGGACCGCGCAGGCCGGGAGGACCGTGACGTCGTCATCCTGGACACGGCGGGACGGCTGCACGTCGACGAAGAGATGATGGAAGAACTCCGCGGGATCCGCGAGGCGGTCCATCCCCACGAAATCCTGCTCGTGGTGGACGGGATGACGGGACAGGACGCGGTCAACGTGGCCGAGGCCTTCGACCGGGACCTCGACATCGACGGCTGTATCCTGACGAAGATGGACGGGGACGCCCGCGGCGGCGCGGCGCTGTCCATACGGCAGATCACCCGGAAACCCATCAAGTTCGTGGGCGTCGGCGAGAAACTGGACGCCCTGGAGGTGTTCCATCCCGAACGGATGGCGTCCCGGATCCTGGGGATGGGTGACGTGGTCTCCCTGGTCGAGCGCGCGCAGGCCGCCATCGACGTGGAGGAAGCGCGCAAGCTCGAAACGAAACTGCGCAAGCAGACCTTCGACCTCGAGGATTTCCGGTCGCAGCTTCAGCAGCTGGGTAAAATGGGTTCCATGCAGGAACTGGTCGAGATGATGCCAGGCATAAACAAGAAGGCGATGAAGGATTTGGACATGGATGAGAAAGCGCTCGTTCGCATGGACGCCATTCTGAGTTCCATGACCAGACACGAAAGGGCGCGCCCCGTGGTCATCAACGGCAGCAGGCGCCGGCGGATCGCGCGGGGAAGCGGCACGAGCGTACAGGAGGTGAACCAGTTACTGAAACAGTACAACATGATGCAGAAGATGATGAAGCAGTTAAACCGGCCGGGCGCCCTCGAGCGGCTCGGCCAGAGTATGTTGCCTTTCAGGTAG